From Channa argus isolate prfri chromosome 21, Channa argus male v1.0, whole genome shotgun sequence, one genomic window encodes:
- the cyb5r3 gene encoding NADH-cytochrome b5 reductase 3 codes for MLSYIVGLIRSGFDGIINLIFRLFFSKRRPAITLQDPSIKYALRLIDKQIVSHDTRRFRFALPSPDHVLGLPIGQHIYLSARIDGNLVVRPYTPVSSDDDKGFVDLVVKIYFKDVNPKFPEGGKMSQYMESLRINDTIDFRGPSGLLVYKGRGVFAIQADKKSPAVTKTAKHVGMIAGGTGITPILQLITAVMKDPRDQTMCHLLFANQTENDILLRPELEEIQVNNPDRFKLWFTLDRAPTDWEYSQGFISEDMVRDHLPPPSDDTLILMCGPPPMIQFACNPNLDKVGHADSRRFTF; via the exons ATGTTGTCCTACATCGTTGGA CTGATCCGGAGCGGCTTTGACGGCATCATAAACCTCATCTTCAGACTCTTCTTCTCCAAGAGGAGACCTGCCATCACCCTGCAGGATCCCAGCATCAAGTACGCCCTGCGCCTCATAGACAAACAg ATCGTCAGCCATGACACGAGGAGGTTCCGCTTTGCGCTGCCTTCCCCAGATCACGTCCTCGGTCTCCCCATCG GGCAGCATATTTATCTGTCAGCAAGAATCGATGGGAACCTGGTTGTCCGTCCATACACACCGGTGTCCAGCGACGATGACAAAGGCTTTGTGGACTTGGTGGTGAAG ATTTACTTTAAAGATGTTAATCCTAAATTCCCTGAGGGCGGGAAGATGAGCCAGTACATGGAGAGCCTCAGGATTAATGACACTATTGACTTTAGGGGACCAAGTGGTCTTCTGGTTTacaagggcagag GTGTTTTTGCCATTCAGGCTGATAAAAAGTCTCCAGCTGTGACCAAAACAGCCAAACATGTGGGCATGATCGCAGGAGGCACAG gCATCACTCCCATCCTGCAGCTGATCACAGCAGTGATGAAGGATCCTCGGGACCAGACCATGTGTCACCTGCTCTTTGCCAACCAG ACTGAGAATGACATCCTGCTGAGACCGGAGCTGGAGGAGATTCAGGTCAACAACCCAGACCGGTTCAAGCTGTGGTTCACTCTGGACCGAGCACCTACCG ACTGGGAGTACAGCCAAGGGTTCATCAGTGAAGACATGGTGAGGGACCACCTGCCCCCTCCCAGCGACGACACCCTCATCCTCATGTGTGGACCGCCTCCAATGATCCAGTTTGCATGCAACCCCAACCTGGACAAAGTCGGTCACGCCGACAGTCGCAGATTCACCTTCTAA